The proteins below are encoded in one region of Candidatus Binatia bacterium:
- a CDS encoding RNA-binding protein, with translation MGKRLYVGNLAFEVTTKDLEELFAQAGAVESAAVIMDRSTGQSRGFGFVEMSTAGEAQRAVQEFDGKELKGRAMRVNEAREQTGRGGGGGGGGGGGYGGGGGERGRGGWNRR, from the coding sequence ATGGGTAAGAGATTGTACGTCGGGAACCTCGCGTTCGAGGTCACCACCAAGGACCTCGAGGAGCTGTTCGCCCAGGCCGGCGCTGTCGAGTCTGCAGCCGTGATCATGGACCGTAGCACGGGCCAGTCGCGGGGGTTCGGCTTCGTCGAAATGTCGACGGCCGGCGAGGCGCAGCGCGCCGTTCAGGAGTTCGACGGCAAGGAGCTTAAGGGTCGGGCGATGCGCGTCAACGAGGCTCGCGAGCAGACCGGCCGCGGCGGCGGCGGTGGCGGCGGCGGCGGTGGCGGTTACGGTGGCGGTGGCGGCGAGCGCGGCCGAGGCGGTTGGAACCGTCGCTGA
- a CDS encoding 6-carboxytetrahydropterin synthase: MSEQTFRVYVKKDYLKFNAAHFIAYKGFREALHGHNYRVSVEVEGVLGQQGYVLDFGVVKKVAKRVCMRLDERTIVPALSDCLTIRTEGRQVVLNYEDDEFRIPLSDAILLPIVHSSAEELARYLVGEVRAELAAEGAQGITVMEVGVEETPGQTAFCRAVP; the protein is encoded by the coding sequence ATGAGTGAGCAGACCTTTCGCGTTTACGTGAAGAAGGACTACCTGAAGTTCAACGCCGCCCATTTCATCGCGTACAAGGGCTTCCGCGAGGCGCTGCACGGGCACAACTACCGCGTCTCGGTGGAGGTCGAGGGCGTTCTGGGCCAACAGGGTTATGTGTTGGACTTCGGCGTCGTCAAGAAGGTTGCGAAGCGCGTGTGTATGCGACTGGACGAGCGGACGATAGTTCCGGCGTTGTCGGACTGCTTGACGATTCGCACCGAGGGGCGGCAGGTGGTGCTCAATTACGAGGACGACGAGTTCCGCATTCCCTTGAGCGACGCGATTTTGCTGCCGATAGTTCACAGTTCGGCGGAAGAGCTTGCGCGCTACCTGGTGGGGGAGGTTCGTGCCGAGCTTGCGGCGGAAGGCGCGCAGGGTATTACGGTCATGGAAGTCGGAGTCGAAGAGACGCCCGGTCAGACCGCCTTTTGCCGGGCTGTTCCATGA
- a CDS encoding MaoC family dehydratase, with translation MTARVVDVTALPGLAGEELGASGWHSVSQDEIDRFADATHDRQWIHVDPERAARESPFRCTIAHGYYTLSLAPYLIPQILSVTGTRLVVNYGLNSVRFTSPVRVGRRLRLRATMQAVVPIKGGMEATLALAFEVEGELRPACLAEAVYRYYV, from the coding sequence ATGACGGCGCGCGTTGTCGACGTGACCGCCTTGCCCGGTCTGGCCGGGGAAGAGCTAGGTGCGTCTGGCTGGCATAGTGTCTCGCAGGACGAGATCGATCGGTTCGCCGACGCCACGCACGATCGGCAGTGGATCCACGTCGACCCCGAGCGGGCGGCGCGCGAATCCCCGTTCAGGTGCACGATCGCGCACGGCTACTACACGCTATCGCTGGCCCCGTACCTGATTCCGCAGATTCTTTCCGTCACGGGAACCCGTCTGGTGGTGAACTACGGGCTCAACAGTGTCCGGTTCACCAGCCCGGTGCGTGTCGGCCGGCGGCTCAGGCTGCGTGCCACCATGCAGGCGGTGGTGCCGATAAAGGGCGGGATGGAGGCGACGCTGGCTTTGGCGTTCGAGGTCGAGGGCGAGTTACGACCCGCTTGCCTGGCCGAGGCCGTATACCGCTACTACGTTTGA
- a CDS encoding cation:proton antiporter — MGEASLLRNLVVLLAAGLPIVALFHRLRFPSIVGFLLAGVVIGPNGVGIIQHSDDVTSLAEMGVALLLFVAGLELSFDELVRMRRVLVWSGVLQVVVTTALAAGIGILAGARPAVAVFGGFVVTHSSTAIIMKVLGERGELNAPHGRLVSGIALIQDLALVPMVLITRVLADPEAGSFATVAFVLAKATVAVAATILLAVVIVPWVFRQVVALQSRELFAGTVVLCALGTAWVADALGLSVALGALAAGLVLSESEYSHQALAEILPFRDALNSVFFISVGMLVQMATLREHWPALLGAATGIVVFKAIVAFAVALPFARSVRVAVAAALTLAEVGEVAFVLLQFARPMDLVSPTEYEMLVTVVALTMVAAPFLIGGAPAVANALGALLRAPAFGKPVPESRRGHVVIVGYGLNGENLARVLRETGIRFAVLELNPDRVQAARRGGGSVVFGDASRLEVLHQAGVEHASVVVVAVSDPAATRRIVALSRQSNPGAPIIVRTRYQNEIDELRRLGATEVIPEEFETSVEIFAHVLRCLHVPRNVIALQVDLIRREGYRMLRGLQLPRQTLDQLHEILAATTTETFLVTAGSPGIGQTIGGLGLRHATGVTIIAVVRDGTPIANPPAELEVRQGDIVVMLGNHEQIDRAISCLSPREQGPDSA, encoded by the coding sequence ATGGGTGAAGCGTCTCTCCTGCGCAACCTGGTCGTGCTGTTGGCGGCCGGACTGCCGATCGTCGCGCTGTTTCACCGACTGCGGTTTCCGTCGATCGTGGGCTTCCTGCTGGCGGGCGTGGTCATCGGTCCGAACGGGGTCGGGATCATCCAGCACAGTGACGATGTCACCAGTTTGGCAGAGATGGGCGTGGCGTTGTTGTTGTTTGTTGCCGGGCTCGAGTTGTCGTTCGACGAGCTGGTCCGTATGCGGCGCGTCCTGGTATGGTCGGGGGTGCTGCAAGTCGTCGTGACGACGGCGTTGGCTGCGGGCATCGGCATTCTCGCCGGGGCACGGCCCGCGGTGGCGGTCTTCGGGGGCTTCGTTGTCACGCACTCCAGCACCGCCATTATCATGAAGGTCCTCGGAGAGCGCGGCGAACTGAACGCCCCGCACGGGAGGTTGGTTTCCGGCATTGCGTTGATTCAGGATCTTGCGCTCGTGCCGATGGTCTTGATCACCCGGGTGCTGGCGGATCCGGAGGCCGGTTCGTTCGCGACGGTGGCCTTTGTGCTGGCCAAGGCAACGGTTGCGGTGGCGGCGACGATCCTGCTTGCAGTGGTCATCGTGCCGTGGGTGTTTCGGCAGGTCGTGGCGCTGCAGAGCCGGGAGTTGTTCGCGGGCACGGTGGTGCTGTGCGCCCTTGGCACCGCATGGGTGGCGGACGCACTGGGGTTGTCGGTCGCACTTGGTGCGCTTGCCGCCGGACTGGTGCTGTCGGAGTCGGAGTACAGTCATCAGGCGTTGGCGGAGATCCTGCCGTTTCGCGACGCCCTGAACAGCGTCTTCTTCATTTCGGTCGGTATGCTCGTGCAGATGGCGACGTTGCGCGAGCACTGGCCCGCGTTACTCGGCGCGGCAACCGGCATCGTCGTGTTCAAAGCGATCGTGGCCTTCGCCGTCGCGCTGCCTTTTGCGCGCTCGGTGCGGGTCGCGGTTGCTGCAGCGCTGACTCTCGCCGAGGTCGGCGAGGTCGCTTTCGTCCTGTTGCAATTCGCTCGTCCGATGGACCTCGTGTCGCCGACCGAGTACGAGATGCTGGTAACGGTCGTGGCGCTCACGATGGTGGCGGCCCCGTTCCTTATCGGCGGCGCGCCGGCGGTGGCGAACGCTCTGGGCGCGCTGCTGCGCGCCCCGGCGTTCGGAAAGCCGGTGCCGGAGAGTCGGCGTGGGCACGTGGTTATCGTCGGCTACGGACTCAACGGCGAGAACCTCGCGCGGGTGCTGCGGGAGACGGGCATCCGTTTTGCGGTCCTCGAGCTTAATCCGGACCGGGTCCAGGCGGCGCGGCGGGGAGGGGGCAGCGTCGTATTCGGGGATGCGTCGCGTTTGGAGGTGCTGCACCAGGCGGGTGTCGAGCACGCCAGTGTCGTCGTTGTGGCGGTGTCCGATCCGGCTGCGACGCGCCGCATCGTGGCGCTGAGTCGCCAATCGAATCCGGGTGCGCCGATTATCGTACGCACGCGCTATCAGAACGAGATCGACGAGCTGCGGCGCCTCGGCGCCACCGAGGTCATTCCGGAGGAGTTCGAGACCTCGGTCGAGATCTTTGCCCATGTCCTGCGCTGCTTGCACGTCCCGCGCAATGTCATTGCGCTGCAGGTCGATCTCATTCGACGCGAGGGATACCGCATGCTGCGCGGCCTGCAATTGCCGCGGCAAACCCTGGATCAGCTCCACGAGATCCTCGCTGCGACGACGACGGAGACTTTTCTGGTCACGGCCGGCTCTCCGGGGATCGGGCAGACCATTGGCGGGCTGGGTTTGCGCCACGCCACCGGCGTAACGATCATTGCAGTCGTTCGTGACGGTACGCCGATCGCCAATCCGCCGGCGGAGTTGGAAGTGCGGCAGGGCGACATTGTGGTCATGTTGGGGAATCACGAACAGATCGACCGGGCTATCTCGTGTCTGAGCCCGCGGGAGCAAGGACCGGATTCGGCATGA